CAGCTTTGTAGATGGCCAGAGTGTGTGAGAACAGCACCTACCACcgccaccaaacacacacagacacacacacacacacacacaggcacgcagcctgtgtgtgtgtctgtgtgtgtgtgcacgcacaaTTAGGGATTACTCATTCATACTGTCGCTTTGAAGGGACATAACTCGTGCCAGCAAAGcgagcagcaaaaaaaaaaaaaaaaaaaaaaaaaacgagtgtGATCGCTGCGTTTGCCTTATATGGCAGGCGGCATTGCGCTGTCCACGGTGCTGAAACGGGCTGGCATGAGCCAcgggttggggggtggggggtggagtgGAGCGCATGCAGCTAACTACATTAATCATACACGCACGttggcacacacacatgcacagcgaGAGGTGAGATGGGTTTGAGGGCATGTGCCACTGAGGGAAGATGACATATCTTCCACATTCATTGACGAGAGATGtgccgccgccgctgctgcCATATATGGCTTGGCTTGCAAGAGATGCGCTCTCAAGCAAGCGAGATGACAGAACGCTAAGTCCCTGTTTCTTGGGGACATCCGTGCTCAAACGCATTTAGTCCCCCTTAGTGACTTTAATCAGTCTCAGAGTAGTCAGGTGCAGCGTACAGGTTTGGTTAAGgagaacacacatgcacagagcgTGGCCCTCTGCtgctcaccaccaccaccaccaccaccatcatcatcactatCATCATTCTAACCACAAGTAGCATGAAACGTTTAGAGCATGGTGCAAAAagaaagtggggggggggggggggggggggggggggtgaatccAACATTACCTTTCATCCAGTCCAGCACCTGCTTTGGTGTCCATTTACTTATAGGTTCCATAACCAAAGCCATGGTGTCACAGTCTATCCGAGATGAACGGCGCACAACTCAATGCGGGCGACATAAAACGACTTGTCAGTCACATCTGGAAATACAGAGCGGTGGATAAATCTGAGGGAAAAGAAAAGGTTGCCAGGTTTATTCTCTCCATCAGAGCATGGCCGCTTGCAGAAACGGTGAACTGGATGCGGTGGTGCAAtccacgcgcacacacagacacgcacacacacgctttctcctctcctctcgttccctctctcgctctctctcactctctcgctCTCCTTCTCGTGCCTTCCCGCCAGCAGCCCGCGCACTGTGAGGAGTGGATTCGGTGGGCGCACGGGGGATGGAGCGacccctcccctctcctcttttcctccagcCCGCCTCGCTGCAGCATCACTGGGGCCACCACTCATAATACAGACCAGGGAATGGTGCAACGAGGATCTCTcggtctccctccctccctgccttacatgcacatgtacatatacacaaagGGGCGGGTTGGGGGGGCCTTAATgcaaactgtaaataaacagcAGACCTTGAGGCAGCAACACCCTGATAAATAATATATGAAATGCAGTAGGTTCTACTGAATACAAGAGACACAACATAAGTAGCCTACTTATGGAAATTTTTCAGAAatcatatgtatatatattttttttccagcaagaAAAGAATTTGTCATCACTGCTTTTGCAATAACATGTCTGCGTGTTGGCAGCTTATGCCACATCACATGGCAAGCAGGTGTAAGATTTTTctctttgcctcttttttttttttttttaagttcacaCTGTGAGGAAATAAGCATCAACTTGTCAGGCGTTGCTGATCGGTGCATGGGCCCTAGCTGAGAGGaacagcgccccctgctgtgcACCTGGTACACAGGTGACGTCATGGATTAAAGCAGCACCCGCTTTCACACATACACCACCAACTACCACCCAATATAGAAAGATAGATTCATAAACATAGTTTGGAGATGAAAGTCATCTTTATTGCTTTTGCagaataaaaaagtaataatgCAAAATGCTTAAGTGAACCTTCTAAGAGACAGCTAAGAAGTCCTCTGAATTAAAACTTGATTGTCAGTGGTTTATAATATTGGCAGTTGACAGATAAGTTTTTGCTTCATCGTAattcaaaggaaaaacaaacaccaaCAGTCAGTTCTTCATGTCTTAGCCTGTATGTATATCTTTATGGTTATAGTGTTACCTATAAACTCTGAAAATCAGTTATGCTGTGGTAACTGCTGAGAGTGCACCAGAGCTAATTTTGGATGAGGGTGCTTAAACTTTAAAGTTCTAGCAATATGATAATCAGTAATTCAATccacaaacacatttgctgTATCGTCATTATCACAATCAATACAGTATTTCCATATTTACAAAGCCAGTACCAAACTTGCGAGAGTTACATTGAAAGCTTTATATGCATTAATTCGATATCTCAAATTCTAATATTGAGTAAACTGTATAATAACTAATGAAGAGCTCCAAACACATCTTCAATCAGAATAAGTagtaacatttttgttttgcaacaGTTCCTCCTCCAGCTGCGCCTTCACGCAGCGTTTTAGAGGGCAGCTATAGTTACAGATATTTCGACACATGCAGGTGAAGAGGAAACGAGGCATTCCCCACCCAAAGTTTCCACCGCTTCCATGTCTGtgacctcctcctccagcagtCCTGCGAACAAAGTCAACGGTGGGCGGGACTACGGTGCTCAGTTTTCAGCCTGTTCCGAATGTGACAGCGATGATCTCGAGCTCCCATTGGCTCCTGTCTGCAAATACGTCACAATCATGATTAGAATTGATGATCGGACGTTCTGATTTCATTGTCTAGCAAAGGGGACTGGTGAAGAAATCTGCTGAATTTGAACGTTCGTCTGATTTTAACATCAAAAAATGGTATGTAGGAAAGTGATTTTCGTTTTCGCTTCAGGGTATCCCCAAACGTCTTTCAGGCCGGGATCCGCTCGAAGCCGGGGGTCAGCGAGAATGATCCCTCCGCGGTCGGGAAATCACAGATTTGAAGGAAAAGTTTAGCTGCAGCTATCCATTGGGAGAGCtatgctaatgctagctaacGCTGGCTGGGCTCAGACATGGCCGCTCGGGCCTGCAGGCTAACGTAGGCTGTCTCTGTTGCCATTGTGGAAAAGCGGTTCTTACCCGGTTTGTTTACTCTCTCGTTTTCGACCGCAAAGTTACGGCCCGAGCCTCCCGTGCGGTAAATCCGTGACTGACTCCGCCGTTTCCTGGCATGCCCACAATTTGTTTGCTAATTCTCTCTGTAATGTTTCCATATTGACTGTAGCCATGCGCAGTcagcctttcaaaataaacctACCGCCTGCTTATTGGTCGCACAGCGTTCCCGTATGTGACTGTCTTTAGGACAAAACATTTACCAGCTCTGCTtaaaatttgttgtttttttttttttacagttgttTTTCCAGCTCTCTGGAAGTCCAGAtgtgatgccccccccccctttttttttacgCGAATCTGAGTACCGCTGTTCTCCTCCTCCATAACCCTGTACTAACGCAGTACAGCATTACTACGAAACTTGTATACAGTTATATATCTAAAAACGCTTACATTTAACGTAGCCCTTTTAACATTTCAATTtgtaacacattaaaaaaaagttagctGTGTTGTTTATGATAtcacactgtgtttttttttttgccaaaaagtCAGGCATAACTTGTAATTAATAAGTAGTTAAATTTGACTTGCGGATTATTCAAGTACTTTGAGTGGTTTACATTTGATAAATActgcaaagtatttttttttttgttgctgagcACAAATATGCGCTTGCTTGTGAGTAGTATTTTGAGTATTTTCACAATACTAAAATTAAACAACTACTCAAATGAATGGGTAGTGTTACTGTACTGTACTATTATAACTTTGAAGCACTGTGCAACGGTCTTGAGTCACcctgcatttctttatattttgcttccaaggtgCCAGATTTCTTGTAATTGTTCAGCagtggttctccaggctttctggaggTCTCAGAGtttttctctgctgcttttttcactcattttcaggccAGTCCTTGTactttttcagaggaatgttttgttgttgtttttgtttatttgtttgtttgttaagccacttatcactgacctatgaatcattcaagtataaaaaGGCTCCTAACTCAATGGATGAACAAGTGTTCTTTCTACACATACCAGACAACTTAGCAGGTAACCTattttaaattgttaaattgtacTTTGCAACCTGCCACAAaagcacataatttgttccagtTTCTTCAGGTGAAttcatgaaaaatgccaaaggtagcacagtttgacaggcattaaatagtatttttgcagtaacaaggtgattcccagagcgctattagccaaaaacttggcatatctttgCACTGTGTGCACTATGTCATAAAAACTTTTGAGGACACTAGATAAATGGGGGACAAAAGATGAAACAGCAGGCTTTAAAAAAGATTAGTATCTGAAAGACAGGTGcttcagaaacaggaaaaaacccagcaaagacctgacacaggacctgagagattagattagattagattaaactttattaatccctttgggagggttccatcagggaaattaaagttccagtaacactttttacattatagtcacACAAGCAGAGATATAATTGGAAATATTgtcagtcagaaatatacaagaACGGAGATGGATCTGGCCCTTCATTGATCCATCTAATGTTcagtgaagcctcatcagaaatggtctcagtggaagggcggctgtcaaaAAACCATTATTAATGAAGGGAAacggagaaaaggctgaggtatgctaaattacacaagaactggactaaaaatcagtgacaacaggtctgatggatgatgaatccaaatttgacatttttggctcaaatcattgtcagtatgtgcagaggagatcaggagagaggtacgAGTGAGTGTCCCATGGAGGCTCTCatagtttggagctgcatttcagccacacaaaattgatggaatcatgaagactgaaaagtacagtcagattttgatccaccgtgtaataccatctggaaagcatctgattgacagTGGCTAAATTTTTCAACAAtataatgatcccaaacacactgccagtgcagtaaaagcatacctggatagaaaaacacacagtggaacactatcagtcatggattggcctccccagagcacagacctcaacattattgaagcagtgcgGCGTCATcttaacagagaacagaacaaaaagcaaagaagagctttgaatgtccttcaagaagcctggagaactattcctgaagactgcttaaagaaattagaagagagctgcctcagagagttcaggctgtgctgaagaataaaggcgatCATATCAAATAATGACGTCCAAGATCATTACAattatacaaactctgtttttgctttatatactgtattttcatgtatgtttgcacatttcaataaatcactgcacctatttctcattttctaagcaaaatataaagaaaagggaGGTGgttcgagacttttgcacattactgcATATAGATGTGTGTTACGATTAAACCGATAACTGAATTCCTCATTTTTTTGGGATCCACACTGCTAAGTGGGGTAATTTTTTGCTGTCTGCTTTGCTTTCTCCTCAGCCACACTACCCAACGACGTGTCGGGTACACTGAGACAAAATGAGTACAAGCAAAATAGTGCAACTGTAGAAACATGGAGGTTTTCCCTTGATCTGCATGGCTGCCCCGTTCCCCTCCAGCAGCAGAATGGATGCGTGGCCACAGAGGCGTGGCCTGCAGACTGTGAGTGCATCAAGAGTTCCGTAACATCtatgaaaaaaatgtcaatgcatgaattctgaaaaaaaaaactgtgaacacAGTACAGATGCTGCGACTGCAGTTGTAAACTTGAGATTGTGACATTTGGGAGCTGATAGAAttacagtgtgtttgtgcatttgataagttaatatttttcttttttttttcctctggtttaggtgaagaaaaaaactgcataatTCTTATTTCAGTGAGCTGTGATTTGAAGTAGTAATTATCTTTATTTTACCCCTAAGATGAACCTGCGGTCAGTATTTACAGCTGAGCAGCAGAGGATCCTGGAACGTTACTATGAGAATGGGATGACCAATCAGAGCAAGTCTTGCTTCCAGCTAATACTGCAGTGTGCTCAGGAGGCCAAATTGGACTTCAGTGTCGTCCGGGTAGGCCCATAAAACGTGCtcttgtgtgtgaatgtgcaggaggaaactctgctctgatttatgttgtgttttgtttttaataaggcaTGTTCATGTAATGCAGCAGCAGGTAATCGAGGCAGTGAGTCAGGTCTATGCCGTGTGAGTTCTTTGTCTAGTGCAGAGTCATGAATTATTGTCCTCACTTAGCTGAATTAGTCCCTCTAATGTTTGgcagaatgttttttttaagtgatgttACTGAGCTGATTGCTCTTTCCCTGCAGACATGGGTTGGCAACAAAAGGCGTAAGCTCGCCTCCAAGGTTCCCCAGAATGGAGGGGTGTCTCATTCCTTATCTAGTCATGGACTAGGTGGGGGGATACTCTCCAATCACACATTAGCCGGAGGTGCTTTGTCCAATCATAGCCTAGCAGTAGGGGCGCTGCTTCCTGCTGATATGGCTGCAGCACGGAGCATCCAGAATCGCGTGCACCTTCTCCCTCCATCCTCGTCCTTCCCTTCTGTCTCATCTACACCTTCCCCTCCTTCATCTTCCTCACCTCTAAGTAGTGGAAGCAACAACAATAATGATGTAATACTGACTGGGATTTACTCTCTGAACTCCGCCTCTCAGTCCCGACCGAGACCCACGGCCCCGCCGTCCCAGTCAGACTCTGAGCTTTCTGCACACGCATCCTCATCTCTGATGAACCAGGTGCTGCAGATCAGGAACAGTTCCACCTCCTCACCCGTCCACTCCAAGTTAGTATCACTTTCTCAGAATCTCCCATCCCTCACATCTGCCTCAGGGCCTTTAGTCTACACTGCAGTCAGAAAAGGTGCTTTATCCCTTGGGGAGGGAGGGATAAGCGCAGGAGCAGGGGTCGTACCTCACAGCTGGACTAGACAGTATGGTACAGCACAAACTCGCCCTTGGTCCTCTTCCTCACCATCCCAGGCTCAGCTTCAGCCCAGACCTCACTCCAACCCACAACCTCAGCCGCCTGCCCCGCAGAAGACTCGGGTCTCCCTGCCAGTACATAACGCCGGCCCCTCCTCTGATCAGACACCTCGTATTCAGCAGGTCTTCACCTTGTCAGAGAAAGGTGATGGGGACCGACTCAGACCTGGACCAACATCAACTCGTAAAAGCCAGGATACCCACAGGCCAGCATCTGTGGACACCAGACATAACTTCTCCATTGCCATGGAAACtggagatgaagaagatgagTGGCAAAGGGAAGAGGAGTTGGCAAATATGGCCGCTCAAACACACATCCACAGGGAGCAGACGTCAGTCAGCCCAATTGGGGCTGAAGTGTCTGTCGTGCGAGGAAACCACACACCTCCTATGACGAGCTCCAGACCTGCATTGCTTCAGGGCAGCTACTCCCTCACAGCACAGACCTCACTTACAGGGGAATCCAGCTCACAGGTAGGAGAGTTTTTATTGTTGGCACAGTTGTTCCTTCAAGTGATTCGACTGATTTAACCTGTGTGTCTTGGTGTGCAGACTGCAGTTGGTGTGTCTGCTGCCCCTTGGGTTATCAGCAACTCCAGAAAGAGAACAGTAAGCACTCTGGAGCACCAgatctatacacacacatagcATACTGTATTTAAAATCACAGATGTGAGCCATGCAGTCAgacagatgtttgtgttttcagctgcaggATCGAACCCAGTTCAGCGATGGGGATCTTATCCAGCTGAAGCGCTACTGGGACCGAGGCATGACGAGCCTGGGCTCAGTCTGCAGGGAGAAGATCACTGCTGCAGCAAACCAACTCAGTGTAGACACTGAAATAGTCAAGGTAACCAACTAAACAGGAGAGAAATGTAGCTTAATGTATTCTAGGTTGGCACTGGACTTTTGAAGACtctacaaaaataaatagagCTTTGAATTGTCTGTTAACTCATTCATGACATTTAGTGAAAATAGCACCATTTAACTTGTCTGAATTCCTGAGAGTTATTAGAAAAGAGTAGAGAACAACTTTTCTAGGTCAGGTTTTCTAACTTACTTGCACAATGTTGTGTAAAAGTCATGCTGTTATATATCAGGGCCACAGCAGGAATGCTGGTAGACTAAATATAGTCCTTTAGTTCTGACTCTGACTACACACATGACCCTCTGCCATCTCACTTACAAGGATATTTATTGCAAGGAATAAAATTTTTGCCTCCAGAGATGGAACAATAAATTAGGACTATATTCAGATCATTGCAAAATAACCTCTTTGGTGGGACTCGTGCAGGTCACCATCTGACCTTGTTTTCTGACTCTGGTGATTGGATTGACGAATTTTAGAAAATCTGAGTACAGTACATTTGTTTAACAGGCACCATTATAGACTGACAatttttcagaaaacctggGCAAGGAAATACAATGTAATGGAAATATTTAACTCtcagggagcagccaaaagtacctACCTACATTACTTCACATTTAACACACTGGACACTTGCTGATACTTACCCCGATCTCCCATCTGTTCTCATCTGATTTACAGACATGGATCAGTAACAGACGGAGGAAGTACCGTCTGATGGGTATTGAAATCCCTCCACCTAAAGGTGGGCCTGCTGTATTCACAACCTCATCCCCGGGAAACCAATCACCAGTGTCCCTCAGCCCTAACGAGGAGCGACTCAGAACCCCTGAAATTGGAGATGACATGAACGATGGTGGCTCTGTGTGCCTGTCTGAGGGTGAGGCTGCTGACACTATGCGCACATTTAAGTACAGACTGCACATCTCGGCATTAATGCAGTGTATCTCAAACCTAGATGGCACCATCGATTCACaacacagagatggagaagaCGGAAATGATATGTCCAATGCTGCTCCGATGGCCAACAATGTGGtactttattatttctttattcactactttattatttacaccagatgtaacgggactccaaccttccaaaaagttcagcagtggttttctccttggaactctactatagatgccatttttgcccagtctctgtCTTATCATTGAAtcgtgaactctgaccttaactgagacaagtgaggcctgcagttctttagatgttgttctgggttcttttgtgatctcctggatgagtcatcaaTGCATGCTTAGAGTAATTTTGATAGGCTGACCAGTTCTGGGAAGGTTcatcactgttccaagtttttttccatttgtggataatggctctcactgtggtttgctggagtcccaatgacttagaaatggctttggaaccttttccagactgatagatgtcagtgacttagtttcacagctgtttctttagattaaggcatgatgtgctgctttttgagatcttttagcctgcttcactttgtcacacaAAGTTCTGTTTAAGTAATTTCTTGATTAAGTAtatctggcagtaatcaggcctgggtgtggttagtgaaattgaactcggctctccaaaaaaatgtggttaatcacagtgaACTTATGATTTAACAAGGGGTGGCACCTACTTTTTCACACAGCGCCAGGTTTGGATagcccttaataaatgaaatcatcatttaaaaactgcattttgtatttactcggtttatctttgtctaatattaaaacatttaagtgtgacaaatatgcaaaaaatatacaaatactTCACAGCACCGTAATCATCGCCTGAATGCTTGagcatcatttttcatttccttttcacAAAGTTAAAATTGATctaatctgtctgtgtgtgtttttttaacagaagaTTGAAGTAATTGATGAGGATGAAGATGTCGATGAGGACGATGAGGGTGAATTGGTGGCTTCGGACCTTGAGCAAATGCAGAACCTGCTGGAATTCAAGGTGAAAACACACTGACTGCGACATATTCACCAAACACTGCTCATACTACTTTAGAAGTGCCGGGGATAAAATGCAAGATGGTAAATGTGCTGTAGCATGAATTAAAACGATTTCAAAATCTGAATGAATTATTTGCCTTGTTGAATCTTTCTGTTTCAGCATGAGGAAGTCCAGTTCTTAGAGAATGAGCTAgagaaccaaaaacaaaaataccagGAGCTTGTAAGCTTCACAAAGAGCCTGCTCGATGCTGTGAGGAACAATGACCTGGAGAGGCAGCAGGTATATTCATAGTTTTGCTTCTATAATAAGTGAGAAGAGTTTATTATGAGTGTCTAACCTGAATTGCGCTGTGTGTGATTAGGAACTCATCGCCAGTCTACCTCAGCCTTCAGACCAGGATTGGGACATGACTGTGGACAGAGGAGCCCAGTCTGCTGCCGAGTCAGCAGATGAATCCTCCAACCACGGTAACCTCCAGATGGCCGGCGCGAGCTGCATAGATCCTCAGCTGGTCCAGGCAAACGAAGTCCCGCTGGTCACCATAATCAAAGATGATACTGACGTTACTGAGCCCTCTGCATCAGAGGAGCGACTGCAGGAAGCAATTACAGAACAAGAGTGACTTTCTCCTTCGTGTCATTACACTACACACACGTGTATACAGACGTTTCCTCACTCCAAACAGAAGGTGATTTCAAACTAGAGAGACTATTGGGTCTAACAATTACACAAACGCTCTTGGTAAAGGCGCACTCCACGCCCAGTGCCTGTGGACTGATGCTTCACTATGACTGTTGGGCTTTTTTACTGCATATCATTTGCCTTGAGAGAACAATAAATGACCTCTAACTTAactgtgtctcttttttttctctctctctctctctcatttattTACTGGATATGAGGAGGAATTGATATCTGGTTCTAATAGACAAGGAAACCTTAAAAATATAACTTTGTAAAAACAATCACAAACTTAAAATTTCAGTGGTTGCGGCTGCAGTTGGGCACAGTGCTACTGGAGCACCATGGATTATAAAATATGGTAACTGACGGTAAATGTTGTATTTGTTAGGAGATTTGTATGTCAGTTGTGACCTACTGTGCCCTGATTTGTACAAGGCAGCATTAGTGGCCAAATATGTATAGGAATAGATACAGAATCTATGCATCTAGTCCCTTACTACACAAACATTTTGAGCTTGTGGGTggcagaaagctgcagagaaagtggagagcGTTAAGCCTCTTATATGCACTTGAACTAGGGATGGACAGGCTTATGAAACAGTGGCTTTAAAGCATTCAGCTTACACTGTTAAGATCGCAAACTTAGATTTGTTTTCTGCGCTTTAATTTAATCTTTCATCAACGAtaagaaacaagcaaaaaataataaaataaataactcaTTGCCTGCCACAGTCACTGACTAACTATTTCGGTCGCAAGCAAATGGTCCTTCAACCGGATGTGTGTATGTCACACACAGCATCAGGTCCCCGCGCCACCAcgtccactctccctcctctctatCTCGAGACCTGCTGCTTTGGTTTGGACGGGGGAAATCCTTAACTGAATTGCGTCATAAATACGTCAATAAAGTCCCATTCACTGACGATCAGGTACCACGGTAGCCGCCATATTCGCATCTATGGCAGGGTAGCGGTGCTTTCGGCGAGCGTGTGATCCAGTCATCAACATCGGACT
The sequence above is a segment of the Archocentrus centrarchus isolate MPI-CPG fArcCen1 chromosome 10, fArcCen1, whole genome shotgun sequence genome. Coding sequences within it:
- the hdx gene encoding highly divergent homeobox — its product is MAAPFPSSSRMDAWPQRRGLQTMNLRSVFTAEQQRILERYYENGMTNQSKSCFQLILQCAQEAKLDFSVVRTWVGNKRRKLASKVPQNGGVSHSLSSHGLGGGILSNHTLAGGALSNHSLAVGALLPADMAAARSIQNRVHLLPPSSSFPSVSSTPSPPSSSSPLSSGSNNNNDVILTGIYSLNSASQSRPRPTAPPSQSDSELSAHASSSLMNQVLQIRNSSTSSPVHSKLVSLSQNLPSLTSASGPLVYTAVRKGALSLGEGGISAGAGVVPHSWTRQYGTAQTRPWSSSSPSQAQLQPRPHSNPQPQPPAPQKTRVSLPVHNAGPSSDQTPRIQQVFTLSEKGDGDRLRPGPTSTRKSQDTHRPASVDTRHNFSIAMETGDEEDEWQREEELANMAAQTHIHREQTSVSPIGAEVSVVRGNHTPPMTSSRPALLQGSYSLTAQTSLTGESSSQTAVGVSAAPWVISNSRKRTLQDRTQFSDGDLIQLKRYWDRGMTSLGSVCREKITAAANQLSVDTEIVKTWISNRRRKYRLMGIEIPPPKGGPAVFTTSSPGNQSPVSLSPNEERLRTPEIGDDMNDGGSVCLSEDGTIDSQHRDGEDGNDMSNAAPMANNVKIEVIDEDEDVDEDDEGELVASDLEQMQNLLEFKHEEVQFLENELENQKQKYQELVSFTKSLLDAVRNNDLERQQELIASLPQPSDQDWDMTVDRGAQSAAESADESSNHGNLQMAGASCIDPQLVQANEVPLVTIIKDDTDVTEPSASEERLQEAITEQE